A stretch of Vespula vulgaris chromosome 5, iyVesVulg1.1, whole genome shotgun sequence DNA encodes these proteins:
- the LOC127064299 gene encoding uncharacterized protein LOC127064299 yields MRGSSSDLLLEASCGHCHCHCQCQCQNDYHHHHRRYYGQQSLGSSSVGGDIGDGSGGGGGGGSDRHHHHYHHHHHHHRQERYKKKNEARESKERELRRRKLLELGFGAARRRPPRRTCRQRLNFYATSALAFVATSGGAALLFLVPLYVDPAISTLAADFSPEPVICTTSRREELWGLFNCTWSSCREGCTSDVYRCTHIYVTYSPWNNDSMKNDTGTTSGTTTTTTTTTTTTTTPAAPAPTSGDIEAVLLVNIKGCGYPPVVDCENFTRDMGYEGAKFPCYYSRVNGSIVMASYNREAHVATIIHLFAAPLVVTLATSVALCVMHCDCRCTPPPRHPPRGMRMHRANDLSDHSISNRVDRRGYPMHCECECGEVTRPL; encoded by the exons ATGCGTGGAAGCAGCTCGGATCTTCTGTTGGAGGCGAGCTGCGGGCACTGTCACTGTCATTGTCAGTGCCAGTGCCAGAAcgattatcatcatcatcatcgtcgttattACGGTCAACAGAGCCTCGGAAGCTCGAGCGTAGGAGGCGATATTGGAGACGGaagtggaggtggaggaggaggtggtagCGATcgccatcaccaccactatcatcaccatcatcatcatcatcggcAAGAACggtacaagaaaaaaaacgaggcACGTGAGTCGAAGGAACGAGAATTACGTCGTCGCAAACTGTTGGAGTTAGGATTCGGCGCTGCGAGGCGCCGACCGCCACGGCGTACCTGCCGTCAGCGGCTAAACTTTTACGCGACCTCGGCGTTGGCCTTCGTCGCGACCTCGGGCGGCGCCGCCCTCCTCTTCCTGGTACCGCTTTACGTTGATCCGGCGATCAGTACATTAGCCGCCGATTTCTCACCGGAACCGGTTATCTGTACGACCTCCAGACGAGAGGAACTCTGGGGTCTTTTCAATTGCACCTGGAGCTCTTGCCGGGAGGGATGTACCAGTGACGTTTACAggtgtacacatatatacgtcaCATATTCACCTTGGAACAACGATAGTATGAAAAACGATACGGGAACAACTAGTGGCACTActacgactactactactaccaccacaaCCACGACCACCCCTGCTGCCCCTG CACCAACGAGTGGCGACATCGAGGCGGTACTTCTTGTTAACATCAAGGGCTGCGGTTACCCACCGGTCGTAGATTGCGAGAATTTTACTCGTGACATGGGTTACGAGGGTGCAAAGTTCCCGTGTTACTACAGTCGCGTTAACGGCAGCATCGTGATGGCATCTTATAATAGGGAGGCGCATGTAGCTACGATCATTCATCTCTTCGCGGCACCCTTGGTTGTAACTCTTGCAACGAGCGTCGCCCTTTGCGTCATGCATTGTGACTGCAGGTGCACGCCACCTCCGCGGCATCCACCGCGTGGCATGAGAATGCATAGAGCTAACGATCTCAG CGACCACTCGATCAGCAACCGCGTGGATCGGCGAGGTTATCCAATGCACTGCGAATGTGAGTGCGGAGAAGTAACCAGACCCTTATGA